The following is a genomic window from Salvia hispanica cultivar TCC Black 2014 unplaced genomic scaffold, UniMelb_Shisp_WGS_1.0 HiC_scaffold_928, whole genome shotgun sequence.
CctaagtaagaaaaagaaaaagaaaaagcagatattattaattaaacttgagCTGTATGTGATCCCAGACAACGGGAAAATATAAAGATCGTTCCTGAGATCCAAACTTTGAACAAGCACATGTCTTTACCTTCCACAGAAAGATGAAATGTCTTTTGAATATGCACGAGCTTCTTGTTTATCTATCATAGAAATATTGAAGAACAAGATATTTGTCAGAAAATTATGGGAACcttagtactactatactaaCAAGAAAACTGAAAGAGAGTTATGAATGCAATTTCAGCCTAGTGAATAATAAGAAACAGTGAAGGTTGAATCATGAATATCGAACATCAAGTTGGCGAAATTTCTTCAAAGTAAAGTGCAAGGCCATCACCACAGACCCACATCAAGTAAGTCTCTACTCCTCTCTCCTACTAATTCCTTTAATGCACAAAACTCCACTAAAAACCAGTCATGTCATGCTTTCATTTTTCTCCATTCTGATAAATCAAGTCAGACTACGTCAATCAAGTTCAATGAGTTTTGGTACCACATAAGTAGTTTGTGGCTGGAGATGACCATGACCAATGATTTGTGGATCTACAATTTAGAATAGATTAGCAGgctaaaattttatgttcttGTTCGACaaaacaactcgtattaaatgAGTTTTCTCTGATATCTAAATCAAAAGAACAaccatattttctttaatacGATTCAACTGATTCTTACCATCAATCACATGCATCTTTCTTATTCTTAGTTTTCTGCAAAGTGTCCAAAAATATTCCCTAAATCTAGTTTGACATCTACTGGCTATGTTGGAAGCGTCAATTAGGTTTGTTTCTAGACCAAGCATAGTAGTCTGATATGAAAGTTAACATTGTCACAGTTTCTCTAACAGCATTTGTATATCCATATGGATCTCCAAATGGGATTCCAGTTACCATGCATGCTTCAAATAAGCAGTCAATCTTTGGCAACGAGTGATAAAAGCAtaacataattaaagtaccatatttattttccaagttCCCAGGCTTTTAGTATATATTCCATGTGGCCTCTGTGCACAgtgaaagaaggaaaaaatgagAGGAAAGAGAAGGCTTCAGTGGATCACAAAAGATAATAACGCTTTCAGTATCGGATTCGTAGTAGGACGTAGGTCCTCGACTTAgcattaagaaaaatgattatCAGTTCAGTTATTAATCTTGGAGTTCAGAACAGCGTTGACTACGGATTATTCAAGCTAATCTGAGCATGTATTAATGTATTGTGTGGATCTGGGGTCTGCCCTTtctatcaattaaaataataacatgacAATTAAGAACTTTACCacaagcatgcatcacaaGTGTATTACTTTGCTTAGAGGTAAAGTTTTTCCAaagttttttaaaactttctaCATAACTGACAAGTTACTACTACGGAGACTCAAATTTTCAGATATCTGGCTAGAGTCTACGTGTTCAGCCAGTGTGGAGTGTGGACTTAAGCAACTCAAAAACACGGTTAGAAAAGGCATAATGAGttggaaaaatgaataaaatgtgGATTTGTCAGACAAAGGTTGCGTACATACTAGTCTTAAGGTTATCCCAGTCCTTAACCTTGATCCATTGTCTGCTTGAATCCACCTGCAAGTAACgcaaacacaaaaattagcATCCGAGTAATGGCATATGGCATGACAAAATAGACTATCGATTTTACATCTTCCATGAAATCTTAAGATCGTTATCAATAAGATCGCACCAAAAGTTCTGGTTTGAATTTGTAGATTATATTGTGGCATTTCAAGAGGAAGGGAAGAAGGGTGTGTACCTTCTCCAGAGTATAATCCTGCATGTTTTCACAGAGCCCATCAAGAAGTTCAACTACTCTCAACTCGCTGACTCTGTTGGAGAAAAATGAGGAAGCAATAAATTTGAGAATTAGAGACTATACACAATGAGCCACTATGAATTAGAAGAGCTCCATTAACCCTAATACCTGTAATCTATTAGCTTCCCTTGTCGCTGACCTTTAGAGTCCAAACGGTGTCTCATGTCCAAATGGTTTCTGTTTTTCCTGCACACAAAACAATCATTTTACATCACAGCAGTTCCTTGTGAG
Proteins encoded in this region:
- the LOC125200358 gene encoding protein seele-like gives rise to the protein MCGDVLKYSKKNRNHLDMRHRLDSKGQRQGKLIDYRVSELRVVELLDGLCENMQDYTLEKVDSSRQWIKVKDWDNLKTNKQEARAYSKDISSFCGRLLEETEDELSERIKKGSVNAGEVSRVLCQDIGRYCSQTSGNRETVEDETSNEEL